In a genomic window of Helianthus annuus cultivar XRQ/B chromosome 10, HanXRQr2.0-SUNRISE, whole genome shotgun sequence:
- the LOC110885551 gene encoding E3 ubiquitin-protein ligase WAV3 produces MGTGWRRAFCTTIPRNSSDSPILGDVQQPTPTKSSSSSGGFFKTSTPRLQSSWSLRSRTNSDDNNSTTPRLRLRPNGDDAKFHSSVIDNLNITPRLRCKTKPKTPKSSNPSSPRSPFSIFKSSLGFSRSNCGLCLQSVKTGHKTAIFTAECSHTFHFPCISQHVKQENVLACPICKTTWRDASFLAIHKLQSNQIHNDTKENITTQPQQNVVVNPKPYDDDEPLRTPRAGAGIIPIPEAVEEDNEDMDQEFQGFFVNPVSSSDEFRRDFKNVEVMLMPEVAVISSTQSHETYAVVLKVKAPPPSPPHMVNVTRRAPIDLVAVLDVSASMSGAKLQMLKRAMRLVISSLGSADRLSIVAFSASPKRLLPLRRMHPRGQRAARRIIDQLVCSRGTCAGEALRKATKVLEDRRERNPVASIILLSDGHEEHVTDNNNHHHSNQRQPSSHMSSTRFAHVEIPVHTLEKNSGYSHEPAENAFTKCVGGLLSVVAQDLRVQLGVAPGSDPAEITAVYSCNGKPVVLNTGSVRFGDLYAEEEREVLVELRVPRSNTGSHHVLSARCCYNEPATHEVIYGGEKSLLVPRAQSVRSSSSSPKIERLRNLFIATRAVAESRLLVEHSKLTTARHLLASARGLLIQSDSAEEFVKGLESELVDVEWRVQYQQHVIQQQQQVMVDENGEPLTPTSAWRAAEKLAKVVVMKNRVSDLHGFENARF; encoded by the exons ATGGGCACCGGCTGGCGAAGAGCTTTCTGCACCACAATTCCCCGAAACTCATCCGATTCTCCTATTCTCGGTGACGTCCAACAGCCCACCCCAACCAAGTCCTCTTCCTCTTCTGGTGGTTTCTTCAAGACCTCCACCCCCAGATTACAGTCTAGTTGGAGCTTACGTTCCAGGACCAACTCAGACGACAACAATTCCACTACACCTCGACTGCGTTTGCGACCCAATGGCGATGATGCCAAGTTCCATTCCTCAGTCATCGATAATCTCAATATCACCCCCAGGTTAAGATGCAAGACCAAACCCAAAACTCCTAAATCCTCTAATCCCTCTTCTCCCAGATCCCCTTTCTCCATCTTCAAAAGCTCATTAGGCTTCTCAAGG AGTAACTGTGGATTATGTCTGCAAAGCGTGAAAACCGGTCACAAAACCGCTATATTCACTGCGGAATGCTCACACACCTTCCATTTCCCATGTATATCTCAACATGTGAAGCAGGAAAACGTGCTTGCTTGCCCCATCTGCAAGACCACTTGGAGAGACGCCTCCTTTCTCGCCATCCACAAGCTTCAATCCAACCAAATCCACAACGATACAAAGGAAAACATCACCACACAACCTCAACAGAATGTCGTCGTTAACCCCAAACCATATGATGACGACGAGCCACTTCGAACACCTAGAGCTGGTGCTGGTATTATTCCGATTCCGGAGGCGGTGGAGGAAGACAACGAAGATATGGATCAAGAGTTCCAGGGATTCTTCGTCAATCCGGTTTCTTCATCTGATGAATTCCGACGGGATTTTAAGAATGTGGAGGTTATGTTAATGCCGGAAGTTGCTGTGATTTCGTCAACTCAGTCACATGAAACATACGCCGTCGTATTGAAGGTCAAAGCTCCACCGCCATCGCCGCCGCACATGGTTAATGTAACCAGACGAGCACCTATTGATTTGGTTGCTGTTCTGGATGTCAGTGCAAGTATGTCTGGAGCCAAGCTGCAGATGCTTAAACGAGCTATGCGGCTCGTCATTTCCTCACTCGGCTCGGCTGACCGGCTTTCTATCGTGGCTTTCTCAGCTTCTCCAAAACGGCTCCTCCCTTTGAGAAGAATGCATCCCAGAGGTCAACGCGCGGCTCGGCGCATCATTGACCAGCTCGTTTGTAGCCGAGGTACTTGCGCCGGTGAAGCTCTTAGAAAAGCCACAAAAGTCCTTGAAGACCGCCGGGAAAGAAATCCGGTTGCTAGCATTATTCTATTATCCGACGGTCATGAAGAGCACGTGACAGataataataatcatcatcattctAATCAACGGCAGCCATCTAGCCACATGTCGTCTACCCGGTTCGCTCATGTGGAAATACCGGTTCACACATTGGAAAAAAACAGTGGGTACAGCCACGAGCCGGCGGAGAATGCGTTTACAAAGTGTGTGGGGGGTTTGCTCAGCGTGGTGGCTCAGGATTTACGAGTTCAGCTGGGTGTGGCTCCGGGTTCGGACCCGGCTGAGATCACAGCGGTTTATTCATGCAATGGGAAGCCGGTGGTGTTGAACACCGGTTCAGTCCGGTTCGGGGATCTATACGCTGAGGAGGAAAGGGAAGTGCTAGTTGAACTGCGGGTCCCAAGGTCAAACACTGGGTCCCATCACGTTTTATCGGCTCGGTGTTGTTATAACGAGCCGGCTACACACGAGGTGATCTACGGTGGAGAAAAGTCGTTGCTGGTTCCTCGAGCGCAGAGCGTTAGATCATCATCTAGCTCGCCCAAGATCGAACGGCTTAGGAACCTGTTCATTGCCACGCGAGCTGTGGCTGAGTCGCGACTGTTGGTGGAACATAGTAAGCTTACTACGGCTCGTCATTTGTTGGCATCGGCTCGGGGGTTGTTAATTCAGTCGGATTCGGCTGAAGAGTTTGTGAAAGGGTTGGAGTCTGAGCTGGTAGATGTGGAATGGAGAGTACAGTATCAACAGCATGtgatacaacaacaacaacaggtgaTGGTGGATGAGAATGGGGAGCCGTTGACGCCGACGTCGGCTTGGAGGGCGGCTGAGAAGCTGGCTAAAGTTGTGGTGATGAAGAATAGAGTGAGCGATCTACACGGCTTTGAAAACGCTAGGTTTTAG